One region of Juglans regia cultivar Chandler chromosome 4, Walnut 2.0, whole genome shotgun sequence genomic DNA includes:
- the LOC108982104 gene encoding autophagy-related protein 8C-like, producing MAKTEFKLEHPLERRVAEAARIREKYPDRVPVIVEKAERSDIPDIDKKKYLVPADLTVGQFVYVVRKRIKLSAEKAIFVFVKNTLPPTASLMSAIYEENKDEDGFLYMTYSGENTFGSL from the exons AAAGGAGGGTGGCAGAAGCTGCTCGAATCAGAGAGAAATATCCAGATAGAGTACCT GTGATTGTGGAGAAGGCTGAAAGAAGTGACATTCCTGACATTGATAAAAAGAA ATACCTTGTTCCAGCTGACTTGACTGTTGGTCAATTTGTTTATGTGGTTCGGAAGAGGATTAAGCTTAGTGCTGAGAAGGCTATATTCGTCTTTGTGAAGAACACCCTACCTCCCACTG CTTCCTTGATGTCTGCAATCTACGAGGAAAACAAGGATGAAGACGGTTTTCTTTACATGACTTACAGTGGAGAGAACACCTTTGGATCCCTCTAA